A genome region from Paradevosia shaoguanensis includes the following:
- a CDS encoding sensor histidine kinase, protein MRQRSIATSLFLISGIWLIVALAGTAFLLSGLYSQALDTGLSETLDFHLETLVGRTLEAGDPRSDAIDLGDPRFDRPASGWYWAIRDPDGTVLNLSPSLVGMKVPVISAPFDDTSKRTAATKDDFATEIRVNEREVSVNGEKLRILVTGNLDEIFQLVDDFRSQALIVLGAVGVMLAIMSFVVARIALRPINQLRTAVERVREGESESVTGTFPREIAPLADEVNQLLNSNAQIIERARSQVGNLAHGLKTPLAVLRNEANAAPKDGLSRIVLSESDKMTQLVSTYLDRARLAARTAIVGKKADAAILVSRLARVMQKLHPDRNVEFRRPDASLPWFRGDEGDLEEMAGNLLDNACKWATKNVRVSLVADRREASPMLVVRVEDDGNGLTDEEASKVLRRGVRLDEKTPGSGLGLDIVKELVDVYGGSLQLGRSELGGLRAELRLPAARPGRN, encoded by the coding sequence ATGCGGCAGCGCTCGATAGCGACTTCGCTTTTCCTGATTTCCGGCATCTGGCTGATCGTCGCATTGGCCGGAACCGCCTTCCTGCTGTCCGGCCTCTATTCGCAGGCGCTCGACACCGGGCTCTCCGAAACGCTCGATTTCCACCTCGAAACGCTGGTGGGCCGCACTCTCGAAGCGGGCGATCCGCGCAGCGACGCCATCGATCTCGGCGATCCGCGCTTCGATCGCCCCGCGTCAGGCTGGTACTGGGCGATCCGCGACCCCGACGGTACGGTGCTCAACCTTTCCCCCTCATTAGTCGGCATGAAAGTGCCGGTGATCTCGGCCCCGTTCGACGACACCAGCAAGCGCACGGCCGCCACCAAGGACGATTTCGCCACCGAAATCCGCGTCAACGAGCGCGAGGTCTCGGTCAACGGCGAGAAGCTGCGCATCCTCGTGACGGGCAATCTCGACGAGATCTTCCAGCTCGTCGACGATTTCCGCAGTCAGGCGTTGATCGTGCTGGGCGCAGTGGGCGTGATGCTGGCCATCATGAGCTTCGTGGTCGCGCGCATCGCACTCCGGCCGATCAACCAGCTGCGCACCGCCGTCGAGCGCGTGCGCGAGGGCGAGAGCGAAAGCGTCACCGGCACGTTCCCACGCGAGATCGCCCCGCTCGCCGACGAAGTGAACCAGCTGCTCAATTCCAACGCCCAGATCATCGAGCGCGCACGCAGCCAGGTGGGCAACCTTGCCCATGGGCTCAAGACGCCGCTGGCCGTCCTCCGCAATGAGGCCAATGCCGCGCCCAAGGATGGGCTCTCGCGCATCGTGCTCTCGGAATCGGACAAGATGACCCAGCTCGTCTCGACCTACCTCGACCGCGCGCGGCTGGCCGCCCGCACCGCCATCGTCGGCAAGAAGGCCGACGCCGCGATCCTCGTGTCGCGGCTGGCGCGCGTGATGCAGAAGCTCCACCCCGACCGCAATGTCGAATTCCGCCGTCCCGATGCCTCGCTGCCCTGGTTCCGGGGCGATGAGGGCGATCTCGAGGAAATGGCGGGCAACCTGCTCGACAATGCCTGCAAATGGGCCACGAAAAACGTGCGCGTGAGCCTCGTCGCAGACCGGCGCGAAGCTTCGCCCATGCTGGTGGTGCGGGTCGAGGACGATGGCAACGGGCTGACGGACGAGGAGGCCAGCAAAGTGTTGCGCCGCGGTGTCCGTCTCGACGAAAAAACGCCCGGAAGCGGTCTTGGGTTAGATATCGTTAAGGAATTGGTTGACGTCTACGGTGGTTCACTGCAATTGGGGCGATCAGAGCTCGGCGGCCTGCGAGCGGAGTTGAGGCTCCCCGCTGCCCGGCCCGGGCGGAACTGA
- a CDS encoding response regulator transcription factor: MRILVVEDDTNLNRQIKDALTDAGYAVDVAFDGEEGHYLGDTEPYDAVVLDIGLPQMDGLSVLEQWRRDGKTMPVLLLTARDRWSDKVQGIDAGADDYVAKPFHMEELLARLRALVRRAAGHASNEITAGPVRLDVRSGKVTVEGQAIKLTSHELRLLSYLMHHKGKVISRTELTEHLYDQDFDRDSNTIEVFVGRLRKKLPDEVIQTVRGLGYQIVGD; the protein is encoded by the coding sequence ATGCGCATTCTGGTGGTTGAAGACGACACCAATCTCAATCGGCAGATCAAGGACGCGTTGACCGATGCCGGCTACGCCGTCGACGTCGCCTTCGATGGCGAGGAGGGGCATTATCTGGGCGATACCGAGCCCTATGATGCCGTGGTCCTCGATATCGGCCTGCCGCAGATGGACGGGCTTTCCGTCCTCGAGCAATGGCGCCGCGACGGCAAGACCATGCCGGTGCTGCTGCTGACTGCCCGCGACCGCTGGAGCGACAAGGTGCAGGGCATCGATGCCGGCGCCGACGACTACGTGGCAAAACCCTTCCATATGGAAGAATTGCTGGCGCGCCTGCGCGCGCTCGTGCGCCGCGCCGCAGGGCACGCTTCGAACGAGATCACGGCCGGACCGGTGCGGCTCGACGTGCGCTCGGGCAAGGTGACGGTCGAGGGGCAGGCGATCAAGCTGACCAGCCACGAGCTGCGCCTCCTCAGCTACCTCATGCACCACAAGGGCAAGGTGATCTCGCGCACCGAACTCACCGAGCACCTCTACGACCAGGATTTCGACCGCGATTCCAATACGATCGAGGTCTTCGTTGGCCGGCTGCGCAAGAAGCTGCCCGATGAGGTCATCCAGACGGTGCGCGGCCTGGGCTACCAGATCGTCGGCGACTAG
- a CDS encoding RT0821/Lpp0805 family surface protein, translated as MHKLSRALPLLGLLALAGCSSTGTAVNQPVNTVAAPVVSAPALTGPSPAQQVAAAQTATMVDAYVDPAVLPMMSAKERADASSAQFYALQFGRPGAPRTWSGSGSSGSITVGPYVRVNNLDCRDFTNTVTVAGKPYVRKGTACREVNGTWSVASVAG; from the coding sequence ATGCACAAGCTCTCTCGCGCCCTTCCGCTTCTTGGTTTGCTGGCTCTGGCCGGTTGTTCGAGCACCGGCACCGCCGTGAACCAGCCGGTCAACACCGTCGCTGCTCCCGTCGTGTCCGCCCCGGCCCTCACCGGCCCGAGCCCGGCCCAGCAGGTTGCTGCCGCCCAGACCGCCACGATGGTCGATGCCTATGTCGATCCTGCCGTGCTGCCGATGATGAGCGCCAAGGAACGCGCCGACGCTTCGAGCGCCCAGTTCTACGCCCTGCAGTTCGGCCGTCCCGGCGCCCCGCGCACCTGGAGCGGTTCGGGTTCGAGCGGCTCGATCACCGTCGGCCCCTATGTGCGCGTCAACAATCTCGATTGCCGCGACTTCACCAACACCGTGACCGTCGCCGGCAAGCCCTATGTCCGCAAGGGCACCGCCTGCCGTGAAGTCAACGGCACCTGGTCGGTGGCATCCGTCGCCGGTTAA